From Rhodovibrio salinarum DSM 9154:
TCGAGTACACCTCTAAGTACATGCCGCGGTACAACTCGATCTCGATCTCCGGCTACCACATGCAGGAGGCCGGAGCGACGGCGGTGCAGGAGCTGGCCTTCACGCTGGCCGATGGGCTGGAGTATGTGCGCACCGCCCGCGCGCGCGGCTTGGACGTCGACGGCTTCGCGCCCCGTTTATCGTTCTTCTTCGCCATCGGCATGAACTTCTTCATGGAGGTCGCCAAGCTGCGCGCCGCGCGCACCCTGTGGGCGCGGCTGATGGGTCAGTTCGAGCCCAAGGACCCGAAATCGCTGGCGCTGCGCACCCACTGTCAGACCTCCGGCGTCTCGCTGGCGGAGCAGGATGCCTACAACAACGTCGTCCGCACGTCCTTCGAGGCGTTGGCGGCCGTGCTTGGCGGCACGCAGTCGCTGCACACCAACGCGCTCGACGAGGCGCTCAGCCTGCCGACCGACCATTCCGCCCGGATCGCGCGCAACACCCAGCTGATCCTGCAGCACGAGACCGGCGTGAGCGCCACCGTCGACCCGCTGGCCGGCAGCTACTACGTCGAAAGCCTGACCCAGGAGCTGGTCGACAAGGCGCAGGCACTGATCGACGAGGTCGAGCAGCAGGGCGGCATGACCAAGGCCGTGGAGGCCGGCATGCCCAAGATGCGGATCGAGGAATCCGCCGCCCGCCGGCAGGCCCGGCTCGATCGCGGCGAGGACGTGATCGTCGGCGTCAACAAGTACCGGCCGGAAGAGCCGGAACAGATCGACGTCCGCGACATCGACAACACCAAGGTTCTGAACGACCAGAAGAAGAAGCTGGAGCGGCTGCGCGCCGAGCGTGACGACACCCAGGTGAAGCAGGCGCTCGACGCCCTTACCGAGGGCGCGCGCGATGGCGCGTCCAACCTGCTCGCGCTCGCGATCGAGGCGATGCGCGCCCGCGCCACCGTGGGCGAGGTGTCGGACGCGCTGGAAGCGGTGTTCACCCGCCACCGGGCGGTTACCCGCTCGATCTCCGGTGTCTACGGTCAGGCTTACGAGGGTGACGACGCGTTCCAGAAGATCAAGCAGGAGGTCGCCCGCTTCGCCGAGGAAGAGGGGCGCCGGCCGCGTATGCTGGTGGTCAAGATGGGCCAGGATGGCCACGACCGCGGCGCCAAGGTGATCGCCACCGCGTTCGCCGATATCGGCTTCGACGTCGACGTTGGCCCGCTGTTCCAGACCCCGGCGGAGGCGGCGCAGCAGGCGATCGAGAACGACGTCCACGTGATCGGCATCTCCTCCCAGGCGGCCGGGCACAAGACCCTCGTGCCGGGCCTGATGGAGGAACTGAAGGCGCAGGGCGCGGACGACATCGCCGTCGTCTGCGGCGGGGTGATTCCGCCGCAGGACTACGACTTCCTGCTGTCCCACGGCGTCTCCGCGATCTACGGCCCCGGCACCAACATCCCCGCCGCCGCCCAGCAGATCATGGACATCGTCCGCCGGCAGCGGGAGGCGGCGTAGGCGACCGGCGTGGCGTGTGTGCGACGCAGGACTGGCGTGCTTTGCCGAACCTGAAAAGCGCGTGCTAGCTTTCCTCAGTTGTAGGGAAGTTCGGGCTGGCCAAGCACGCGCATGCGGCGGCCGGCCCGTGCGGGTTCAAGTGCGGGAGAGCGAAGGATGACGGCGCTGACGTTCGTCGACGGCGAATGGCTGGAAGGTAACCCCGGGATCATGGGGCCGATGTCGCACGGCTCCTGGATGGCCTCGACCGTGTTCGACGGCGCGCGGGTGTTCGAGAACTGCGCCCCCGACCTGGACCGCCACTGCGAGCGGTTGATCCACAGCGCGCATGCCATGGAGCTGCAGCCGGTGGTGACCGCACGGGAAATCCTGGACCTGGCGCTGGAAGGGATCGGCAAGTTTCCGCGCGATACCGCCCTCTACGTCCGGCCGATGTTCTGGGCGGAGACCGGCTTTGTCGCGCCCGATCCAGAAAGCACGCGCTTCTGCCTGACCCTGCATGAGGCGCCGATGCCCGAGCCCAAGGGTACGGCGGTGACGCTGTCCAAGTATCGCCGGCCGCTGCCGGAGACGATGCCGACCGATGCCAAGGCCGCCTGCCTGTATCCCACCAGCGGCCGCGCGTTGCGCGAGGCGCGCACCAAGGGGTTCGACAACGCGGTGATGCTGGACGGCCTGGGCAACGTCGCCGAACTCGCCACCGCCAACATCTGGCTCGTGCTGGGCGAGGAGGTTGCCACGCCGGCGCCCAACGGCACTTTCCTAAACGGGATCACCAAGCAGCGGGTGAAGGCGTTGCTGCAGGACGCCGGATACAAGGTGGTTGAGCGGCGCGTGACTTTCGATGAGTTGCGTCACGCCGACGAGGTCTTCTCCACCGGCAATTACGGTAAGGTGATGCCGATCGTGCGGGTGGACGACAGCCATTTGCAGCCCGGTCCGGTGTACCGTACCGCGCGACAGGCGTATTGGGACTGGGCGCACGCGTACCCGTTGCTGTAACGGGCCTGTTGGCGCTGAAGGGGGCGTTCGATGAGCTTGGTCCGGCCAAAGTTAACCGTCCTTTCACCGGCAGCGGCTAGCAATCTTCTATCACGCACGTGCAGACGCATCCGTTTTGAGTAGATGAAAGGTAGGGCCGGCTGATGGCGTCGTTGGATATGGACGGGCCGTTTCCCCTCGAAGTCGATGAAGTCACGCGTATCGTTTCTGGGTCCGGCCCGGGCAACTTCGCGCTGGGCAAGATGGACAAGCAGAAGCGCTTCGTCGTGCGCTTTGTCGGGCGGGATGACAAGAATGTCCGCGATGCTTTGCTGTCAGCCGCGAAGAAGGCCGATCCGACGCCGGGTTTGATCGGTCGGATATTGGGTAAGGACGAGGGCGCGGATGCCTTCAAGTTCTCCTACGCCCAGGACGCCCAGGCGGCTTACGGCAAACAGTGCCGCACCTACCATCAATTCAACTCCAAGGGGCAGTTGGAGAACAAAAGCCATCCCAAGCCACCGAACGGCGCCCCCGGCAAATGCCCCGTCTGCGGCGAGACGCAATAGCACGCCGCTTCGATGACCCGCGCAAAAATAAGGCCCGGAAGCTTCCGCTTCCGGGCCTTATCGCGTTCGAGGCCGGGTTGGACCGGCCGGGGCTGCCCTACACCAGATCGCGCGGGATCGCTTCGTCCCAGGTCTTGGCGAACACGCGGCTGTCACCCTCGTAAGCATCCAGGGTGGCGCGGATGCGGAAGGTTTCCGCATCGCTTGTCATCAGGGTTCGAGTGACCGTGTGCACTTCCCAATCGGCGCCGTCGGGGTTGCGGCGGCGGAAGGTGCGGCGCCACTCGGTCCAGCCGGACAGCGACTGGTAGTCCTCGTCGGAATAGCTGTAGCGCTCTGTGGTGCGCGAGCCGATCTCCAGGTTGTGCCGCTCGATCCGGTACAGCCCCTCGTCGTTGATCACCTGCAGGGTGTTCTTGTCGTTGGCGAGGTCGCGGATCACCGTCCACTCCTCGTGGGTCGGCTGAATCGGCGTCTTCTCCATGGCCGGCGCGCCTTCCGGTTCGCCGAACGCGGGCAGGGCGTCATCGTCGGCGTCGCGGCGCGGGCGTACCGGCAGCACCGCCTTGCTGTTGCCCAGGTGGACCGTCAGTTTGACCGGTTCCGGTGCGGGCCAGGCGAGTGGCCAGTAGACGGTCGAGACCGACACGCGGATCGAGTGGCCTGCCGGGAACTTCTGGGCGATATGCTTCAGGTTGACGCGCACGCGGTAGCGCTTGCCCGGTTCCAGCGGTTCCGGGAACTCGTCGCTGTCGCGGTGGGTCAGGTTGAGCACGCCGTAGGACACACGCGTCGCCTTGTCGTCCGGCTGTACGTCGATCAGGCGTACGGCCACCATGGCGACCGGCTTATCGCTTTCGAGGTCCAGTTCGACATAGGGCTGGCCGCAGATCTCCAGGGGCGCGTCCAGCCGCGGTGTCTCGAACACCAGGGCACCGCCGTCCTCGTCGCGTTGGTCGTGCGGCAGGTCGGGCGGAGCGTTGTAGGAGCACCACTTGCCGGCATAGAGCCCGACGAACAGGGGCGACTGAATGTCGAGCGCCCCACGCTCGACCTCCGTCTCCTCGGGGACCAGGTCGTGGCCGTAGGTCAGTTTGTAGGCCGTCGGCTGGATGTTGTCGGACGGCCAGGACGGCTCGCCCACCCAGCGGCCCGGGCGGATGTCGTAGCGGGCGCTGGGCGGGACGCTGTCCTGCATCCACACGCGCAGGCGCGGCTCGTCCATGATCCCGGTGTCGGCCCCCTTCATCCAGTGATCGAACCAGCGCAGCGTTTCCTGCAGGAAGCCGATCGCCGGCCCGGGCACGCCCAGGTGCGGATACTTGTGCGCCCAGGGGCCGACCAGCCCCTTGGCCGGTACGTGCTTCAGCCCGTCCAGCAGGCGGAACACGGCGTTGCAGTAGCCGTCGGCCCAGCCGGACACGGCGTAGACGGGGATCTGGATGTCGGTGAAATCCTCGCAGACGCTGCCGTGCTTCCAGTAGGCGTCGCGCCGCTGGTGTTCCAGCCACTTCTTCAGCCACAGCCCGCTGCCGTCCAGGCGTTGCAACCACATCTCCTTCCAGCGCTCGCCGACCAGCTCGGGGTCGGGCGGACAGGCGTTGTGGTCGAACATGGTCGACGCCCAGGACAGGTTATCGCCCAACAGACAGCCGCCCATGTGGTGGACGTCGTCGGCGTACCGGTCGTCGGTCGAGCAGATGGTGATGATGCACTTCAGCTGCTTTGGGCGCAGGGCGGCGACCTGCAGGCCGTTGAAGCCGCCCCAGGAGATGCCGATCATCGCGGCTTGGCCGTCGCACCAGGGCTGGTCCTCCAGCCACTGCAGGATCTCGACGCCGTCGTCCAGCTCCTGTTGCAGGTACTCGTCTTCCAGCACGCCGTCGCTCTCGCCGCTGCCGCGGATGTCGACGCGCACGCCTGCGTACCCGTGGCCGGCCCAGTAGGGGTGCATCTGGGCATCGCGGGCGTGCGTCAAGTCGCGCTTGCGGTAGGGCAGGTACTCCAGGATCGCTGGCACCGGAGTCTGCTCGGCGTCCTTTGGCCGCCAGATCCGGGCAGCCAGCCGGGTCCCGTCCTTGAGAGGGATCCAGGTTTCCTCCTCGATCACCTCGCGGGGGAATTCGTTCACGATTCGCATGTCTGACTCACGTGCCGGGAAAATACGTCCGTCTCTCCCGCCCGGCGTTCCGGCCGGGGGGAGAGGCAAGGAGGATCAGTATGGGGTGCAAAGGCTAAAAAGCCGTCTACTCTTCGATGTCGAACTGGAAGTTCAGGCTCTTGATCACCTGTTCGTAGTTCCACAGCAGCTTGCCCTGACTCTTCGCACCCATCCAGATATAGGCGACGGCGAAGGAGTAGGCATCCTGCTCCGGCAGGTCGGATAGGCGGGTGCCCACCTTGACCTGTGGCGCGATATAGGTGCCAGGCACTTTCGCCTGCGCGGCCTCGAGCTGCTGCTTGTCCGGCACGCCCGTCACGGTCGCGTCGGTGAAGAATACGCGATAGAAGAACTTGCCCGCCACTTTATGCTCGCCCTGACGGTGCGGCATATCCGGCCGGCGGCCGAGCGCCAGGTCGACCGTCACCTGCTGGTGACTGATGCCGTCGACCTTCTCGAACAGGTCGCAGTGCGATTGCGAGATCCGGGTGTTGATCTCGAGCAGCCAGACCTGATCCGACACCTCGTCCCAGAAATACTCGATGTTGAACGCGCTGTTGTTGAAGCCGACGTGGCTCATGATCGTGCGCGTCAGCTCGGCCATCTTGTCCTGCACGCGCGCGGGCAGGTTGGAGGGATAGAGGTAATAGAAGAAGCTCAGCACCTGCGGGTAGCGGATCGAGTCCACCACGCCGTAGGGCACCACTTCGCCCTCGTAGACGTAGCCTTCCACGGTGCACTGCCGGCCGCCGATGATCTGCTCGGCCATGCAGTAGCGCCCGTCGACCTCGCGGATTTCGTCGGGCAGGTCGGCCTGTTCCAGGACGTAGTTGAACGGCGTGGAGATCGTGCCAATGTCCGCGCGCAGCTTCTGGACGGCGTGATCGAAGTCCTCCGGGTTGTCGATCCGGAAGCCGAGTCGCGAGCCCGAGGACTTGATCGGCTTGACGAAGAACGGGAACGCCAGCCCGGCCTCGCCGATCTTCGACAGCGCGCCATCGTCGAACGGATCGAAGGCGGTGAAGTTCGGGATGTGGTCCGGGATCACCTCGTTCTGGACCGAGCGGCTCCAGAACTTGTGCTCGCACTTCAGCAGGCTTTCCAGCGAGGTCGTCCGGGTGCCGAACTTGTTGCACAGGATCGGCAGCATGGTGGAAACAGGAAAGTCCATGTAGCCGGCGATCGCGTCGATCGTGCCGTCGAAGGCGTTCAGTTGCGCCTCCGCCTCCTGCAGCATGGCGGGGATGTCGAACTCTTCGGTCTCGTAGACCTTGGCGGGGTCGATCAGGCCGTGGAACGTGATGTCTTCCGCGCCGCGCAGCCGCTTCAGCCTCTGATGGTGAAAATCGTTCAGACCGATGATGAAAACGTTCTTCGTCAGGGGTTCTGTCGGGGCGGATTATCGGCCCCGCCTCCTTAGCATCGTGGAACAGTTTGCAGGGGTCCGACAGCGGGTCGCCTGGCGGACACCAGCGACACTATATCGCATTCCTGGCGATCTGTCGGTATTTTCACCGTCTTAGAGGGTAAATGCTGCAGGGCTGAGCTGCGATTTTTTCGTGAGAGAACCCACATGCGGGCGCCGGCACAGGTTGGCGTCCGCATGTGGGGATCGGTTACAGGCCGCTCGACCCGCGCAACTCCGGAGCGACCTTCCAACCCGGCTCGACGTCAGACATGTCGGGCAGTTGGTGGGCGATGCCCTTGTGGCAGTCGATGCAGGTCTTGTCGCCGTTGAACAGGTAATCCTGGTGGATGCGTTGAGCCCGGGCGTTCTGCGCCACTAGGTCCATGTTCTTGGGCTTGTGGCAGTTCTTGCATTCCTGGCTGTTGTTGGCCTTCAGCCGTGACCACTCGTGCTTGGCCATCTCCAGCCGGTGCTCCTGGAAGTCCTGCTTGGTCTCCAGCGTGCCAAAGATGTGGCCCCAGACCTCTTTCGAGGCCTGCATTTTGCGGGCGATCTTGTCGGTCCAGTCATGGGGCACGTGGCAATCCGGACAGGTTGCGCGCACGCCGGTGCGGTTGGAGAAGTGCACCGTCTGCTGCAGTTCCTGGTACACGTTGTCCTGCATTTCATGGCAGGAGATGCAGAATTTCTCGGTATTGGTCGCTTCCAGGGCGGTGTTGAAGCCGCCCCAGAAGACCACGCCGAAGATGAAGCCGCCCAGCACCAGCGCACCCAGCGGCAGATAGCCGGACGGCCGGCTGGCGATTCGCCAGACGTCGCCCAGCAGCAGTTTGAGCCGCCGCACCATGGCCTAGTCGGCCTCCTGACCGCCGTTTTCGTTCGCGTTTGTGCCGGTCAGTTGGCTCATGTCGGTGAACATGCTGGGCACCAGCGGTCGCGCGTCGGTCTGGGGCACGTGGCACTGAGTGCAAAAGTACCGCTGGCGCGAGACATCGGCCAGCATCTGGCCGTTGCGGTCCTGGTAGTGCGTGACCGAAATCATCGGCGCGCCGGACTGCGCGGTGTAGGTGCGCTTGTGGCAGGTCAGGCACTTATTGAAGTTGACCGACAGCTCGTAGCCGTCGATGTCGTGCGGGATGGTCGGGGGTTGTTCAGGATAGGCGCGCATCCGCCGCGGCTGGTCGGTCTCCGGGCGGGCCAGTTGCGGGGCTGGCACGCTCGCTGTGAAGTCGTCCGGTCCGGTCAGGCGCGGCTGGTCGGTCAGGGTTTGGGCGCCTGCGGCGCCGCCCACGATCAGGAGCGGCAGCGCGAGCGCGAGGCGAATCCGGCGCATAGCAGCTCTCCTCAGGCCTGGGTGATCTTGACGGCGCACTTCTTGAAATCGGTCTGCTTGGAGATCGGGTCGGTGGCGTCCAGCGTGCACTGGTTGATCAGCATGCTGGCGTCAAACCAAGGCACGAACACCACGCCGCGCGGCGGACGGTTACGTCCCTTGGTTTCAACGCGGGTCCGGATCGCCCCGCGGCGCGAGGCAATCTCCACCTCCGAGCCGCGGCGCAGGTTGCGCTGGATGGCATCCTGCGGGTGCATGTAGACGCGCGCCCCCGGGAACGCCTTGTAGAGTTCCGGCACCCGCATGGTCATCGAGCCGGAGTGCCAGTGCTCCAGCACGCGCCCGGTGACCAGCCAGAGATCGTACTGCGCGTCCGGGCTTTCGGCCGGCTGCTCGTAGGGCAGGGCCATGATCCGCGCCTTGCCGTCGGAATGGCCATAGAACTGGATCTTGCTCTCGCCTTCCGACTGAGCTTTTGCCGCATAGGGGTCGTAGTCGGCGTTATAGCGCCAGCGCGTCTCCTCGCCATTCACCACCGGCCAGCGCAGCCCGCGTTCCTCGTGGTAGCGCTCGAACGGCGCCAGGTCGTGCGCCTTGCCCAGGCCGAACTGGCGGTATTCCTCGAACAGGCCTTTCTGGACGTAGAAGCCGAAGTGTTCGGATTCGTGGTTGGCGTAGTCGTCCGCCGTCTCTGACAGCGGATAGGCGTCGACGTTGCCGTTGCGATAGAGCACGTCGAACAGCGTCTTGCCTTTGTAGTCGGGGTTGGCGTCCAGAATTTCCTTGGGCCAGACTTCGTCGGTCGTGAAACGCTTGGCGAACTCCATCAGCTGCCAGACGTCCGAGCGCGCCTCGCCCGGCGCGTCGACCAGCTGGTGCCAGAACTGAGTACGCCGCTCGGCGTTGCCGTAGGCGCCCTCTTTCTCCACCCACATGGCCGTGGGCAGGATCAGGTCGGCCGCCTTCGCCGTGACAGTGGGATAGGCATCCGAGACGACGATGAAGTTGTCCGGGTTGCGGTAGCCCGGGTAGGTCTCGTTGGTCGTGTTCGGAGCAGCCTGCAGGTTGTTGTTCACCTGAATCCAATAGGCGTTGATCTCTCCGTCGTGGAGCATCCGGTCCTGCTTGACCGCGTGCGCGCCGACCCAGCCAGGCACCGTGCCTTCGGGCAGTTTCCAGATCTTTTCCGCCGTTTTCCGGTGCTCGGGGTTTTTGACAACCATGTCGGCCGGCAGGCGGTGGGCGAAGGTGCCGACTTCGCGCGCGGTGCCGCAGGCCGACGGCTGACCGGTGAGCGAGAAGGGGCTGTTGCCCGGCGTGGCGATCTTGCCGGTGAGCAGGTGCAGATTATAGACGAGATGGTTCACCCAGACCCCGCGGGTGTGCTGGTTGAAGCCCATCGTCCACAGGCTCATCACCTTGGTATCCGGGTCGGCGTACAGCTTGGCCAGGCTGATCAACTGGTCCTGGCTGACGCCGGACAGTTCGCTCGCCCGCTCGACCGTGTAGTCGGCGACGAACTCCTTGAATTCCTCGAAGCTCGCCGTGCGCATGCCCCCTGGATCGTCGGCGTTCTGGGCTTGCTGCTGCAGCGGGTGTTCCGGACGCAGGCCGTAGCCGATGTCGGTGTTGCCGACATAGAAGCCACCGTGCTTCTGAACGAAGTCGTGATCCACCGCGTCGTTCTGGATCAGGTAGTTCGCGATGAAGTTCGCGATCGCGAGATCCGTCTGCGGCTCGAAGGTGATCGGGATGTCCGCCAGATCGGAGCTGCGGTGGGTGAAGGTGGTGAGCACCGCCACCCGCACGTGGGGGTAGGACAGCCGCCGGTCCGACAGGCGGGTCCACAGTACCGGGTGCATCTCCGCCATGTTGGAGCCCCAGAGCACGAAGGCGTCGGCGTGCTCGAAGTCGTCGTAGCAGCCCATCGGCTCGTCGATGCCGAAGGTGCGAATGAAGGCCGCCACGGCGGAAGCCATGCAGTGCCGGGCGTTGGGATCGATGTTGTTGGAGCGGAAGCCGGCCTTCATCAACTTGGAGGCGGCGTAACCCTCCCAGACGGTCCACTGCCCAGAGCCGAACATGCCCAGGCCCTCGGGCCCCTTGGCCTGCAGCGTCTTCTTCCACTGCTTGGCCATCTCGTCGAACGCACGCTCCCAGGACACCTCCTGGAACTCGCCATCCTTGGCGAACGCGTCGCCGCGCATGCGCATCAGCGGTTTGGTCAGGCGGTCCTGGCCGTACATGATCTTGGACAGAAAGTAGCCCTTCACGCAGTTCAGGCCGCGGTTGACCGGCGATTCATGGTCGCCGTGGGTGGCCACGACCTTGCCCTGCTTGGTGCCAACCATGACCGAGCAGCCAGTGCCGCAGAAGCGGCACGCGGCCTTCGACCACTTGATATTGACGGCTTCTTTGCCGCCGGGGATCGGCTGGGCGTGGGCGGGCAGGCTGATGCCGGCCACCGCGGCGGCGCCGGCAGCGGCCTTGGCCTTCAAGGCTTCGCGTCGGGTGACGGTCATGGGCTCCCTCCGTGCACAGAGTATCCGGCATCCAGCCGCCCGAGGGCTGACCCGATCGGCTGGATGGCGTTTCTTGTTGTCGTTGTTGGGCTGTGGTTCAGCCGGTTTTTTGGTCTTGCGGATTTGCTTCGGCGAGCGCCGCGTCGTCGCGGAAATGGGAGACGATCGCGGCGGAGTAGACATGGTCGTAGAGCGAGATGCGGTTCACCATATCGGCGAGCGCGTGCTCGTCCGCGGCTTCCAGGACGACCACCAGGCGGCCGCCCTCACGCGCCGCGACCTCGGCACCGGCCAGGGTGTCGATCCAGCCGGCAACAGCTTCGGCGCGCTCCTCGACGGCGTTCACGACGATGCCGGAAACGTGTGCCTGCGCGTCATCGGCCGCGCCCTTACCGACGGTCGGCGGATCGTGTGGGGTCTGGACGGTGCGTGGCATCTCGGAACCTCAGTTCGCCTGGTGTCTTGAATGGTGGACGATCTTGATGACCTGGGCCGGGCAGGCGGCGACACAGGCGCCGCAGCCGGTGCAACTGTCGGGGTTGAGCCAGGGGACCGGCGGACCGCTCTCTTCGGGCGCGAAAGGGATGGCATCGTAGTCGCAGACGTCGCCGCAGGTTTGGCAGACGATCCCGTTGGTTGCCAGGCAACCCGATCCAATGCGGGCGACCCAGTCCCACGGGCTGTG
This genomic window contains:
- the scpA gene encoding methylmalonyl-CoA mutase, whose protein sequence is MADFPKRTRDDWAQLASKELKGGDPDQLTWRTPEGIDVKPLYTADDLTGVDHLGAMPGYAPFTRGPRATMYTNRPWTLRQYAGFSTAEESNAFYRKALAQGQMGLSVAFDLATHRGYDSDHPRVTGDVGKAGVAIDSVEDMKILFDQVPLDKMSVSMTMNGAVLPVLAGYIVAAEEQGVSQDKLSGTIQNDILKEFMVRNTYIYPPEPSMRIVADIIEYTSKYMPRYNSISISGYHMQEAGATAVQELAFTLADGLEYVRTARARGLDVDGFAPRLSFFFAIGMNFFMEVAKLRAARTLWARLMGQFEPKDPKSLALRTHCQTSGVSLAEQDAYNNVVRTSFEALAAVLGGTQSLHTNALDEALSLPTDHSARIARNTQLILQHETGVSATVDPLAGSYYVESLTQELVDKAQALIDEVEQQGGMTKAVEAGMPKMRIEESAARRQARLDRGEDVIVGVNKYRPEEPEQIDVRDIDNTKVLNDQKKKLERLRAERDDTQVKQALDALTEGARDGASNLLALAIEAMRARATVGEVSDALEAVFTRHRAVTRSISGVYGQAYEGDDAFQKIKQEVARFAEEEGRRPRMLVVKMGQDGHDRGAKVIATAFADIGFDVDVGPLFQTPAEAAQQAIENDVHVIGISSQAAGHKTLVPGLMEELKAQGADDIAVVCGGVIPPQDYDFLLSHGVSAIYGPGTNIPAAAQQIMDIVRRQREAA
- a CDS encoding branched-chain amino acid aminotransferase — encoded protein: MTALTFVDGEWLEGNPGIMGPMSHGSWMASTVFDGARVFENCAPDLDRHCERLIHSAHAMELQPVVTAREILDLALEGIGKFPRDTALYVRPMFWAETGFVAPDPESTRFCLTLHEAPMPEPKGTAVTLSKYRRPLPETMPTDAKAACLYPTSGRALREARTKGFDNAVMLDGLGNVAELATANIWLVLGEEVATPAPNGTFLNGITKQRVKALLQDAGYKVVERRVTFDELRHADEVFSTGNYGKVMPIVRVDDSHLQPGPVYRTARQAYWDWAHAYPLL
- a CDS encoding CocE/NonD family hydrolase, translating into MRIVNEFPREVIEEETWIPLKDGTRLAARIWRPKDAEQTPVPAILEYLPYRKRDLTHARDAQMHPYWAGHGYAGVRVDIRGSGESDGVLEDEYLQQELDDGVEILQWLEDQPWCDGQAAMIGISWGGFNGLQVAALRPKQLKCIITICSTDDRYADDVHHMGGCLLGDNLSWASTMFDHNACPPDPELVGERWKEMWLQRLDGSGLWLKKWLEHQRRDAYWKHGSVCEDFTDIQIPVYAVSGWADGYCNAVFRLLDGLKHVPAKGLVGPWAHKYPHLGVPGPAIGFLQETLRWFDHWMKGADTGIMDEPRLRVWMQDSVPPSARYDIRPGRWVGEPSWPSDNIQPTAYKLTYGHDLVPEETEVERGALDIQSPLFVGLYAGKWCSYNAPPDLPHDQRDEDGGALVFETPRLDAPLEICGQPYVELDLESDKPVAMVAVRLIDVQPDDKATRVSYGVLNLTHRDSDEFPEPLEPGKRYRVRVNLKHIAQKFPAGHSIRVSVSTVYWPLAWPAPEPVKLTVHLGNSKAVLPVRPRRDADDDALPAFGEPEGAPAMEKTPIQPTHEEWTVIRDLANDKNTLQVINDEGLYRIERHNLEIGSRTTERYSYSDEDYQSLSGWTEWRRTFRRRNPDGADWEVHTVTRTLMTSDAETFRIRATLDAYEGDSRVFAKTWDEAIPRDLV
- a CDS encoding ATP-grasp domain-containing protein, coding for MLQEAEAQLNAFDGTIDAIAGYMDFPVSTMLPILCNKFGTRTTSLESLLKCEHKFWSRSVQNEVIPDHIPNFTAFDPFDDGALSKIGEAGLAFPFFVKPIKSSGSRLGFRIDNPEDFDHAVQKLRADIGTISTPFNYVLEQADLPDEIREVDGRYCMAEQIIGGRQCTVEGYVYEGEVVPYGVVDSIRYPQVLSFFYYLYPSNLPARVQDKMAELTRTIMSHVGFNNSAFNIEYFWDEVSDQVWLLEINTRISQSHCDLFEKVDGISHQQVTVDLALGRRPDMPHRQGEHKVAGKFFYRVFFTDATVTGVPDKQQLEAAQAKVPGTYIAPQVKVGTRLSDLPEQDAYSFAVAYIWMGAKSQGKLLWNYEQVIKSLNFQFDIEE
- a CDS encoding NapC/NirT family cytochrome c — its product is MVRRLKLLLGDVWRIASRPSGYLPLGALVLGGFIFGVVFWGGFNTALEATNTEKFCISCHEMQDNVYQELQQTVHFSNRTGVRATCPDCHVPHDWTDKIARKMQASKEVWGHIFGTLETKQDFQEHRLEMAKHEWSRLKANNSQECKNCHKPKNMDLVAQNARAQRIHQDYLFNGDKTCIDCHKGIAHQLPDMSDVEPGWKVAPELRGSSGL
- a CDS encoding nitrate reductase cytochrome c-type subunit, with translation MRRIRLALALPLLIVGGAAGAQTLTDQPRLTGPDDFTASVPAPQLARPETDQPRRMRAYPEQPPTIPHDIDGYELSVNFNKCLTCHKRTYTAQSGAPMISVTHYQDRNGQMLADVSRQRYFCTQCHVPQTDARPLVPSMFTDMSQLTGTNANENGGQEAD
- the napA gene encoding periplasmic nitrate reductase subunit alpha, whose amino-acid sequence is MTVTRREALKAKAAAGAAAVAGISLPAHAQPIPGGKEAVNIKWSKAACRFCGTGCSVMVGTKQGKVVATHGDHESPVNRGLNCVKGYFLSKIMYGQDRLTKPLMRMRGDAFAKDGEFQEVSWERAFDEMAKQWKKTLQAKGPEGLGMFGSGQWTVWEGYAASKLMKAGFRSNNIDPNARHCMASAVAAFIRTFGIDEPMGCYDDFEHADAFVLWGSNMAEMHPVLWTRLSDRRLSYPHVRVAVLTTFTHRSSDLADIPITFEPQTDLAIANFIANYLIQNDAVDHDFVQKHGGFYVGNTDIGYGLRPEHPLQQQAQNADDPGGMRTASFEEFKEFVADYTVERASELSGVSQDQLISLAKLYADPDTKVMSLWTMGFNQHTRGVWVNHLVYNLHLLTGKIATPGNSPFSLTGQPSACGTAREVGTFAHRLPADMVVKNPEHRKTAEKIWKLPEGTVPGWVGAHAVKQDRMLHDGEINAYWIQVNNNLQAAPNTTNETYPGYRNPDNFIVVSDAYPTVTAKAADLILPTAMWVEKEGAYGNAERRTQFWHQLVDAPGEARSDVWQLMEFAKRFTTDEVWPKEILDANPDYKGKTLFDVLYRNGNVDAYPLSETADDYANHESEHFGFYVQKGLFEEYRQFGLGKAHDLAPFERYHEERGLRWPVVNGEETRWRYNADYDPYAAKAQSEGESKIQFYGHSDGKARIMALPYEQPAESPDAQYDLWLVTGRVLEHWHSGSMTMRVPELYKAFPGARVYMHPQDAIQRNLRRGSEVEIASRRGAIRTRVETKGRNRPPRGVVFVPWFDASMLINQCTLDATDPISKQTDFKKCAVKITQA
- a CDS encoding chaperone NapD — translated: MPRTVQTPHDPPTVGKGAADDAQAHVSGIVVNAVEERAEAVAGWIDTLAGAEVAAREGGRLVVVLEAADEHALADMVNRISLYDHVYSAAIVSHFRDDAALAEANPQDQKTG